One genomic segment of Marinobacter sp. F4206 includes these proteins:
- a CDS encoding AMP-binding protein encodes MTLPSYTSGTSETPLLGMTIGEMLDRTAEKYPDTEALVCLHQDIRWTYKEFVEKVNEAARAFMAIGVKRGDRVGIWSPNRYEWTVTQFATAKVGAILVNINPAYGMHELEYAMNLAGISVLVTADSFKASDYRQTLYDLAPELKASQPGELKARRLQDLRAVINLDTEKHDGMWTWNEFVKFGSDVSQDELDKIQAKLQFDDPINIQFTSGTTGNPKGATLTHHNILNNGYFVAESQLFTEKDRLVIPVPLYHCFGMVMGNLGCITHGSTMIYPDEGFEPKSVLQAVHQEKATALYGVPTMFIAELADPDFETYDLSTLRTGIMAGSICPAEVMKQVNGKMNMKEVQIAYGMTETSPVSTQTSSLDPFEKQVTTVGRTQPHLETKIVEPGTGNVVPRGEIGELCTRGYSVMLKYWNNEEKTREAIDDAGWMHTGDLATMDEDGYIQIVGRIKDMVIRGGENIYPKEIEEFLYTHPAIEEVQVTGIPDEKYGEELIAWVKLRPDADPVDADDLIAFCKGQIAHFKIPKNYKFVEEFPMTVTGKIQKFKMREISIEEMGLKK; translated from the coding sequence ATGACTCTCCCAAGCTACACCAGCGGCACTTCAGAGACACCGCTGCTGGGCATGACCATCGGCGAGATGCTGGACCGCACCGCCGAGAAGTACCCGGACACCGAAGCCCTGGTGTGCCTGCACCAGGACATTCGCTGGACGTACAAGGAATTCGTCGAGAAAGTGAACGAAGCTGCCCGTGCCTTCATGGCCATTGGCGTGAAGCGTGGCGACCGGGTGGGCATCTGGTCCCCGAACCGCTATGAGTGGACGGTGACCCAGTTCGCCACCGCCAAAGTCGGCGCCATCCTGGTGAACATCAACCCGGCCTACGGCATGCACGAACTCGAATACGCCATGAACCTGGCGGGCATCAGCGTGCTGGTGACCGCGGACAGCTTCAAGGCGTCTGATTACCGCCAGACCCTCTATGACCTGGCGCCGGAACTGAAAGCCAGCCAGCCCGGCGAGCTCAAGGCCCGACGCCTGCAGGACCTGCGCGCGGTGATCAACCTGGATACCGAAAAGCACGACGGCATGTGGACCTGGAACGAATTCGTCAAATTCGGCAGCGACGTCAGCCAGGACGAACTGGACAAGATTCAGGCCAAACTGCAGTTCGATGACCCGATCAACATCCAGTTCACCTCCGGCACCACCGGCAACCCCAAGGGTGCCACCCTCACCCACCACAACATCCTGAACAACGGGTATTTCGTGGCGGAGAGCCAGCTTTTCACCGAAAAAGATCGCCTGGTGATCCCGGTGCCGCTGTACCACTGCTTCGGTATGGTGATGGGCAACCTCGGCTGCATCACCCACGGCTCCACCATGATCTATCCGGATGAAGGGTTTGAGCCCAAGTCTGTGCTGCAGGCCGTGCACCAGGAGAAGGCGACGGCGCTGTACGGTGTGCCCACCATGTTCATTGCCGAACTGGCAGACCCGGACTTCGAGACCTACGACCTCTCCACGCTGCGCACCGGCATCATGGCCGGCTCCATCTGCCCGGCCGAGGTAATGAAGCAGGTCAATGGAAAGATGAACATGAAAGAGGTCCAGATTGCCTACGGCATGACCGAGACCAGCCCGGTGTCCACCCAGACCAGCTCCCTCGACCCGTTCGAGAAGCAGGTGACCACCGTGGGCCGCACACAGCCGCACCTGGAAACCAAGATCGTCGAGCCGGGCACCGGCAACGTGGTCCCGCGCGGCGAGATCGGCGAGCTGTGCACCCGCGGCTACAGCGTGATGCTGAAGTACTGGAACAACGAAGAGAAAACCCGCGAAGCCATCGACGACGCCGGCTGGATGCACACCGGCGACTTGGCCACCATGGACGAGGACGGCTACATCCAGATCGTTGGCCGCATCAAGGACATGGTGATCCGGGGCGGTGAGAACATCTACCCGAAAGAGATCGAAGAGTTCCTGTACACCCACCCGGCCATCGAGGAAGTCCAGGTGACTGGCATTCCCGACGAGAAGTACGGTGAGGAACTGATCGCCTGGGTGAAACTGCGTCCGGACGCCGATCCGGTCGATGCCGACGATCTGATCGCCTTCTGCAAGGGCCAGATCGCCCACTTCAAGATCCCGAAGAACTACAAGTTCGTGGAGGAATTCCCGATGACCGTTACCGGGAAGATCCAGAAGTTCAAGATGCGGGAGATTTCGATTGAGGAGATGGGGCTGAAGAAGTAA
- a CDS encoding peroxidase-related enzyme (This protein belongs to a clade of uncharacterized proteins related to peroxidases such as the alkylhydroperoxidase AhpD.), translated as MNQNKNVVALDLPIPEISDMPEDTRKYFEICQEKLGMIPNVLTAYSQNLKQLEGFTRLYNELMLGEGELSKLEREMVAVVVSSENKCFYCLVAHGAAVRVLSGDPTLGEHMVMNYRSAKLDKRQRAMLDFASHLTRSPATVTEEDIQALRDAGLSDRAIWDLSNLVGFYNMSNRVAIASDMQPNPEYHSQSR; from the coding sequence ATGAACCAGAATAAAAACGTCGTAGCCCTGGATCTTCCGATCCCCGAGATTTCCGATATGCCGGAGGACACCCGGAAGTACTTCGAGATCTGCCAGGAAAAACTGGGCATGATCCCGAACGTGCTCACGGCTTACAGCCAGAACCTGAAACAACTCGAAGGCTTCACCCGCCTGTACAACGAGCTGATGCTGGGCGAAGGCGAGCTCAGCAAGCTGGAGCGGGAAATGGTCGCCGTGGTGGTCTCGTCCGAGAACAAGTGCTTCTACTGCCTGGTGGCGCACGGTGCCGCCGTGCGGGTACTCAGTGGCGATCCGACCCTGGGCGAGCACATGGTGATGAACTACCGCAGCGCCAAACTGGACAAGCGCCAGCGCGCGATGCTGGACTTCGCATCCCACCTCACCCGCTCACCGGCAACGGTCACGGAAGAGGACATCCAGGCCCTGCGCGACGCCGGTCTCAGTGACCGCGCGATCTGGGATCTGAGCAACCTGGTCGGTTTCTACAACATGTCCAATCGCGTCGCGATTGCCAGCGATATGCAACCCAACCCTGAATATCACAGCCAGAGTCGCTAG
- a CDS encoding hydroxymethylglutaryl-CoA lyase, with amino-acid sequence MAFPKQVRLVEMSPRDGLQNEPGPVIATRIKTGLIDRLADCGLTHIESASFVSPKWVPQMGDAAKVMAGINRKPGVRYSVLTPNLRGFENALEAGVDEVAVFGAASESFSQKNINCSIAESLERFLPVMEAANKHNIPVRGYVSTVLGCPYEGDIAPEQVAKVAKDLADMGCYEISLGDTIGVGTPLKAKRMLEAVAKHVPVERLAAHFHDTYGQALANLYAVLEEGVAVIDASVAGLGGCPYAKGASGNVATEDVLYLLNGLGIDTGVDLNKLVATGDWISGQLRRHNGSKVGQALGGNC; translated from the coding sequence ATGGCCTTCCCCAAACAGGTTCGCCTGGTGGAGATGAGCCCCCGGGATGGTTTACAGAACGAGCCCGGCCCGGTCATCGCCACCCGGATCAAGACCGGACTGATCGACCGCTTGGCCGACTGCGGCCTGACCCACATCGAGTCCGCCAGCTTCGTATCCCCGAAGTGGGTGCCGCAGATGGGCGACGCCGCCAAGGTCATGGCCGGTATCAATCGCAAGCCTGGCGTCCGCTATTCGGTGCTGACGCCGAACCTTCGCGGCTTTGAAAATGCCCTGGAAGCCGGGGTGGATGAAGTCGCCGTGTTCGGCGCGGCCTCCGAGTCGTTCAGCCAGAAGAACATCAACTGCTCCATCGCCGAAAGCCTTGAGCGCTTCCTGCCGGTGATGGAAGCCGCCAACAAGCACAACATTCCCGTGCGCGGCTACGTCTCGACGGTTCTGGGTTGCCCCTATGAAGGCGACATCGCCCCGGAGCAAGTGGCCAAAGTTGCCAAGGATCTGGCCGATATGGGCTGCTACGAAATTTCCCTGGGCGACACCATCGGCGTCGGCACCCCGCTGAAAGCCAAGCGCATGCTCGAAGCGGTCGCCAAGCACGTTCCGGTCGAGCGCCTGGCGGCGCACTTCCACGACACCTATGGCCAGGCCCTGGCCAACCTCTACGCGGTGCTGGAGGAAGGTGTCGCGGTGATCGACGCCTCCGTCGCCGGCCTCGGGGGCTGCCCCTACGCCAAAGGTGCTTCCGGCAACGTCGCCACCGAAGACGTGCTATACCTGCTTAACGGACTCGGCATCGACACCGGCGTGGACCTGAACAAACTGGTCGCCACCGGCGACTGGATCAGCGGCCAGCTAAGACGTCACAACGGCTCGAAAGTGGGCCAGGCCCTCGGCGGCAACTGCTGA
- a CDS encoding acetyl/propionyl/methylcrotonyl-CoA carboxylase subunit alpha — MFSKILIANRGEIACRIIQTAHRMGIRCVAVYSDADANARHVAMADEAFHIGPAPSSESYLRAEKIIEIAKESGAQAIHPGYGFLSENTEFAEACEANDLVFIGPPSSAIAAMGSKSAAKAIMEKAGVPLVPGYHGDDQSPETLRTEAEKCGFPLLLKAVAGGGGKGMRVVENMGEFDDALAAAKREAQNAFGNPDMLIERYLTQPRHVEIQVFCDQDGEGVYLAERDCSVQRRHQKVLEEAPAPGLSEKTRKAMGEAAVRAAQAINYVGAGTVEFLYDVDGSFFFMEMNTRLQVEHPVTEMVTGQDLVEWQLKIAWGESLPLAQSEVKTRGHALEARIYAEDPDHDFLPATGHLRYLSTPDESAHVRVDTGVTEGDDISIHYDPMIAKLIVWDETRDQAINRMVQALENYRIAGVKTNIRFLHALADAQPFREEDLTTGFIDSHRDLLFPKSKLDTHKALVLAAGFVLEERKSSEPASTDPWSPFGRRNSWRMNSEYAQPLQLQVGEEIHDLKILERDDRYQVFVGDSVYNLTARLDDDYLQAVINGHRISVHGNLHKDQLVLFYEGDTFQCSIYRETYGFEDMAGEGSLEAPMNGAIVAVQAKVGDQVTAGQTLVIMEAMKMEHAIKAPADGTVSEIFFAEGDQVSEGAELIAIEVSEEGAE, encoded by the coding sequence ATGTTCAGCAAAATACTGATCGCCAACCGGGGCGAAATCGCCTGCCGGATCATACAGACCGCCCACCGTATGGGTATCCGTTGCGTTGCCGTGTATTCAGACGCGGACGCCAACGCTCGCCATGTTGCCATGGCCGACGAAGCGTTCCACATTGGCCCCGCCCCAAGCTCCGAGAGCTACCTGCGGGCCGAGAAAATCATCGAGATCGCCAAGGAGAGCGGTGCCCAGGCCATCCACCCGGGCTATGGCTTCCTGTCGGAGAACACCGAATTTGCGGAGGCCTGCGAAGCCAACGACCTGGTGTTTATCGGCCCGCCCTCTTCCGCCATCGCGGCCATGGGTTCCAAGTCCGCCGCCAAGGCCATCATGGAAAAGGCCGGCGTACCACTGGTGCCGGGCTACCACGGCGACGACCAGTCGCCGGAAACCCTGCGCACCGAAGCTGAAAAATGCGGCTTCCCTCTGCTGCTGAAGGCCGTGGCCGGTGGGGGCGGTAAAGGCATGCGCGTGGTCGAAAACATGGGCGAGTTTGACGACGCCCTGGCTGCCGCAAAACGGGAAGCCCAGAACGCCTTCGGCAACCCGGACATGTTGATCGAACGCTACCTGACCCAGCCACGCCACGTGGAAATCCAGGTATTCTGTGATCAGGATGGCGAGGGTGTGTACCTGGCCGAGCGGGACTGCTCCGTGCAGCGCCGGCACCAGAAGGTGCTGGAAGAAGCACCAGCCCCGGGCCTGAGCGAGAAAACCCGCAAGGCCATGGGTGAAGCTGCCGTGCGCGCAGCCCAGGCCATCAACTACGTGGGTGCCGGTACCGTCGAATTCCTCTACGACGTGGACGGATCGTTCTTCTTCATGGAGATGAACACTCGCCTGCAGGTCGAGCACCCGGTCACCGAAATGGTGACCGGCCAGGATCTGGTGGAATGGCAGCTGAAAATCGCCTGGGGCGAATCGTTGCCGCTGGCCCAGTCCGAGGTAAAAACCCGCGGCCATGCCCTGGAAGCCCGTATCTATGCCGAGGACCCGGACCACGACTTCCTGCCGGCCACCGGGCATCTGCGTTACCTGAGCACCCCCGATGAAAGCGCCCATGTGCGCGTCGATACCGGCGTGACCGAAGGCGACGACATCAGCATTCATTACGACCCCATGATTGCAAAGCTGATCGTGTGGGACGAGACCCGGGACCAGGCCATCAACCGCATGGTCCAGGCACTGGAGAACTACCGCATCGCCGGAGTGAAGACCAACATCCGCTTCCTGCATGCGCTGGCCGATGCCCAGCCGTTCCGGGAGGAGGACCTGACCACCGGCTTTATCGATAGCCATCGGGATCTGCTGTTCCCGAAGTCCAAGCTCGACACCCACAAGGCCCTGGTACTGGCCGCAGGCTTTGTTCTGGAAGAGCGCAAATCCAGCGAGCCGGCGTCCACCGATCCGTGGTCTCCGTTTGGCCGCCGCAACAGCTGGCGCATGAACTCGGAATACGCCCAGCCGCTGCAACTGCAGGTCGGCGAGGAGATTCACGACCTCAAGATTCTCGAGCGGGACGACCGTTACCAGGTGTTCGTCGGCGACAGTGTCTACAACCTGACTGCCCGACTGGACGACGATTACCTCCAGGCCGTCATCAACGGCCACCGGATCAGCGTGCACGGCAACCTTCACAAGGACCAGCTGGTGCTGTTCTACGAGGGCGATACCTTCCAATGCAGTATCTATCGTGAGACCTACGGGTTCGAGGACATGGCCGGCGAAGGCAGCCTGGAGGCACCAATGAACGGTGCCATCGTTGCCGTGCAGGCCAAGGTCGGCGACCAGGTAACCGCCGGTCAGACCCTGGTCATCATGGAGGCCATGAAGATGGAGCATGCCATCAAGGCCCCGGCCGACGGCACCGTCAGCGAGATTTTCTTCGCCGAAGGCGACCAGGTCTCTGAAGGTGCCGAATTGATCGCCATTGAAGTCAGCGAAGAGGGAGCAGAGTAA
- a CDS encoding enoyl-CoA hydratase-related protein, protein MTEQETAVLLKRRAEGITEVVLNRPDKRNAFDDVIIQQLINALTEVNDDADTKVVILRSEGKHFSAGADLGWMRRMADNTRQENLDDSRELARLMNVLNHLSKPVIGLVQGAAFGGAVGLAACCDIVIATEKSSFCLSEVKLGLIPAVISPYVVRAIGERQARRYFISAEVFTARQAEEYGLVHIVCDDVEAMEARCNGMLEQLALNGPEAMKAAKDLVFAVSHKPINDTVIDDTAHRIADTRVGEEGQEGLSAFLNKRRANWIPENK, encoded by the coding sequence ATGACAGAACAAGAAACTGCGGTTCTGCTCAAGCGCCGCGCCGAAGGTATCACCGAAGTGGTGCTGAACCGCCCGGACAAACGCAATGCGTTTGACGACGTGATCATCCAGCAGTTGATCAATGCGCTGACCGAAGTCAACGACGACGCGGACACCAAAGTGGTCATCCTGCGCTCCGAGGGCAAGCACTTCTCCGCCGGCGCAGACCTTGGCTGGATGCGCCGCATGGCCGACAACACCCGGCAGGAAAACCTGGACGATTCCCGGGAATTGGCCCGGCTGATGAACGTGCTGAACCACCTGTCCAAGCCGGTCATTGGCCTGGTGCAGGGTGCCGCGTTTGGCGGCGCGGTGGGCCTCGCCGCCTGCTGCGACATTGTCATCGCCACCGAAAAATCCAGCTTCTGCCTGAGCGAAGTGAAACTGGGCCTCATTCCGGCGGTGATCAGCCCTTACGTGGTGCGTGCCATCGGCGAACGCCAGGCCCGCCGGTATTTCATCTCTGCCGAGGTGTTCACTGCTCGGCAGGCCGAAGAATATGGCCTGGTCCACATCGTTTGCGACGATGTCGAGGCCATGGAGGCGCGCTGTAACGGGATGCTGGAGCAGCTCGCTCTGAACGGTCCGGAAGCCATGAAAGCTGCCAAGGATCTGGTGTTCGCCGTCAGCCATAAGCCAATCAATGACACCGTGATTGACGACACAGCACACCGCATCGCCGACACTCGCGTGGGCGAAGAAGGGCAGGAAGGTTTGAGTGCCTTCCTGAACAAGCGCCGCGCCAACTGGATTCCGGAGAACAAGTGA
- a CDS encoding carboxyl transferase domain-containing protein, whose amino-acid sequence MTTLQSKINPRSEEFQANQEAMAQAVADLRDKVSTIQQGGGPSYQERHIARGKLLPRERINRLLDDGSPFLEIGQFAAYNVYGEEVPAAGVIAGVGRVSGTECMIIANDATVKGGSYYPLTVKKHLRAQEIALENRLPCIYLVDSGGANLPRQDEVFPDRDHFGRIFYNQARMSADDIPQIAVVMGLCTAGGAYVPAMADESIIVRNQGTIFLAGPPLVKAATGEVVSAEDLGGADVHCKISGVADHYAENDAHALEIARRSISNLNRRKPADVEIRKPRAPLYDAEEIYGIVGTDLRKQFDVRDVIARIVDGSEFDEFKRYYGQTLVTGFAHIHGYPVGIIANNGILFSEAAQKGAHFIELCCQRNIPLLFLQNITGFMVGQKYEAEGIAKHGAKMVMAVACANVPKITVLIGGSFGAGNYGMCGRAYSPDFLWMWPNARISVMGGEQAAGVLAQVKREGMERKGEEWSTEEETKFKQPVIDKYEEQGHPYYASARLWDDGVIDPAQTREVVALSLSATLNRPAKPTRFGVFRM is encoded by the coding sequence ATGACAACACTCCAAAGTAAAATCAATCCAAGGTCGGAAGAATTCCAGGCCAACCAGGAAGCCATGGCGCAAGCCGTTGCGGACCTGCGGGACAAGGTATCCACCATCCAGCAGGGCGGCGGCCCCTCCTACCAGGAACGCCACATCGCCCGCGGCAAACTGCTGCCCAGAGAGCGCATCAACCGCCTACTGGACGACGGCTCCCCGTTCCTGGAAATCGGCCAGTTCGCCGCGTACAACGTCTACGGCGAAGAAGTACCGGCGGCGGGCGTGATTGCCGGCGTTGGCCGGGTCTCCGGCACCGAGTGCATGATCATCGCCAACGACGCCACCGTTAAGGGCGGTAGTTACTACCCACTGACCGTCAAGAAGCACCTGCGGGCCCAGGAAATTGCCCTGGAAAACCGCCTCCCGTGCATCTACCTGGTGGACTCCGGCGGCGCCAACCTGCCCCGCCAGGACGAAGTCTTCCCGGACCGGGACCACTTCGGCCGCATCTTCTACAACCAGGCGCGCATGTCTGCCGACGACATCCCGCAGATCGCCGTGGTCATGGGCCTGTGCACCGCCGGTGGCGCCTACGTGCCGGCCATGGCCGACGAATCCATCATCGTGCGCAACCAGGGCACCATCTTCCTGGCCGGCCCGCCGCTGGTGAAAGCGGCCACCGGTGAAGTGGTCAGCGCCGAAGACCTCGGTGGCGCTGACGTGCACTGCAAAATCTCCGGTGTTGCCGACCACTACGCGGAAAACGACGCCCACGCCCTGGAAATCGCCCGCCGCAGCATCTCCAACCTGAACCGCCGCAAGCCGGCCGATGTGGAGATCCGCAAGCCCAGGGCACCGCTGTACGACGCCGAAGAGATCTACGGCATCGTCGGCACCGACCTGCGCAAACAGTTCGACGTGCGTGACGTGATCGCCCGCATCGTCGACGGTTCCGAGTTCGACGAATTCAAACGCTATTACGGCCAGACCCTGGTAACCGGCTTCGCCCACATCCACGGCTACCCGGTCGGGATCATCGCCAACAATGGCATCCTGTTCAGCGAAGCCGCCCAGAAAGGCGCCCACTTCATCGAACTGTGCTGCCAGCGCAACATCCCGCTGCTGTTCCTGCAGAACATCACCGGCTTCATGGTCGGCCAGAAGTACGAGGCCGAAGGCATCGCCAAGCACGGCGCCAAGATGGTCATGGCCGTGGCCTGCGCCAACGTGCCCAAGATCACCGTGCTGATTGGCGGCAGCTTCGGCGCCGGCAACTACGGCATGTGTGGCCGCGCGTACAGCCCGGACTTCCTGTGGATGTGGCCGAACGCGCGTATTTCGGTCATGGGTGGCGAACAGGCCGCCGGCGTACTGGCCCAGGTCAAACGCGAAGGCATGGAGCGCAAGGGCGAGGAGTGGAGTACCGAGGAAGAGACCAAGTTCAAGCAACCGGTAATCGACAAGTACGAAGAGCAGGGCCACCCCTACTACGCCAGCGCCCGACTCTGGGACGACGGCGTGATCGACCCGGCTCAGACCCGGGAAGTGGTTGCCCTCAGCCTCTCCGCCACCCTTAACCGACCCGCGAAGCCTACGCGCTTCGGCGTGTTCCGGATGTAA
- a CDS encoding isovaleryl-CoA dehydrogenase → MKSQYSELNFGLGETLDMLREQINGFAASEIAPRAEEIDRNNEFPMDLWRKMGDMGLLGITVAEEYGGSDMGYLAHVIAMEEISRASASVGLSYGAHSNLCVNQIHRNGTEEQKQKYLPKLVSGEHVGALAMSEPNAGSDVISMKLSARDEGDHFVLNGNKMWITNGPDAHTYVIYAKTDTQAGSRGVTAFIVERDYPGFSRHQKLDKLGMRGSNTCELVFEDCKVPRENILGGEGNGAKVLMSGLDYERLVLSGGPLGIMQAALDVTVPYIRERKQFGQAIGEFELVQGKVADMYTWMNTAKSYVYMVAMSADRGETTRKDAAGAILYSAEMATKLALDAIQLLGGNGYINEYPTGRLLRDAKLYEIGAGTSEIRRMLIGRELFLNK, encoded by the coding sequence ATGAAATCACAGTACTCAGAGCTCAACTTCGGCCTTGGTGAAACCCTCGATATGCTGCGCGAGCAGATCAATGGCTTCGCCGCCTCCGAAATCGCCCCGCGCGCCGAAGAAATCGACCGCAACAACGAGTTTCCCATGGACCTCTGGCGCAAGATGGGTGACATGGGCCTGTTGGGCATTACCGTAGCCGAGGAATACGGCGGCTCCGATATGGGGTACCTCGCCCATGTGATTGCCATGGAAGAAATCAGCCGTGCCTCGGCCTCGGTTGGCCTGTCTTACGGTGCACACTCCAACCTGTGCGTGAACCAGATTCACCGTAACGGTACCGAAGAGCAGAAGCAGAAATACCTGCCCAAGCTGGTCAGCGGTGAACACGTTGGTGCCCTGGCCATGTCCGAGCCCAACGCCGGCTCCGACGTCATCTCCATGAAACTGTCGGCCCGAGACGAAGGCGATCACTTCGTACTGAACGGCAACAAGATGTGGATCACCAACGGCCCAGACGCCCATACCTACGTGATCTACGCCAAAACCGACACCCAGGCCGGCTCCAGAGGCGTGACCGCCTTTATCGTCGAACGCGACTACCCGGGCTTCAGCCGCCACCAGAAGCTCGACAAACTCGGCATGCGCGGCTCCAACACCTGCGAACTGGTCTTTGAAGACTGCAAGGTGCCCCGCGAAAACATCCTGGGCGGCGAAGGCAATGGCGCCAAGGTACTGATGAGCGGCCTGGACTACGAGCGCCTGGTTCTGTCCGGCGGCCCTCTGGGCATTATGCAGGCGGCCCTCGACGTAACCGTCCCATACATCCGCGAGCGCAAGCAGTTCGGCCAGGCCATCGGCGAGTTCGAACTGGTGCAGGGCAAAGTGGCGGACATGTACACCTGGATGAACACAGCCAAGTCCTACGTCTACATGGTGGCCATGTCCGCTGATCGCGGCGAAACCACTCGCAAAGACGCCGCCGGCGCCATCCTCTACTCCGCCGAAATGGCGACCAAGCTTGCCCTGGACGCCATCCAGCTGCTCGGCGGTAACGGCTACATCAACGAGTACCCGACAGGTCGCCTGCTGCGTGACGCCAAACTCTATGAAATCGGCGCGGGTACTTCCGAGATCCGCCGCATGCTGATCGGTCGTGAGCTGTTCCTGAACAAGTAA
- a CDS encoding MerR family DNA-binding transcriptional regulator, whose product MMKKETYSISELAKEFDVTTRSIRFYEDQELLKPTRRGQTRIFSSKDRVRLKLILRGKRMGFSLAETKELFDLWDETLSGNEKQLLLMLETLSRKRAQLEQQKNDIAQAEMEMDTAEARCREALADLQTRKKEQQVSANEEETTTAEQR is encoded by the coding sequence ATGATGAAAAAAGAAACCTACAGCATCAGCGAACTCGCCAAGGAGTTCGACGTGACGACCCGGAGCATCCGTTTCTACGAGGATCAGGAACTGCTCAAGCCCACCCGGCGCGGGCAAACGCGGATATTCAGCTCCAAGGATCGCGTTCGGCTGAAGCTGATCCTTCGGGGTAAACGCATGGGGTTCTCACTGGCGGAAACCAAAGAACTCTTTGACCTGTGGGACGAAACCCTCAGCGGTAACGAAAAGCAGCTGCTGCTGATGCTGGAAACCCTGAGCCGAAAACGCGCCCAGCTGGAACAGCAGAAGAACGACATTGCGCAGGCAGAAATGGAAATGGACACCGCCGAGGCGCGGTGCCGGGAAGCGCTGGCAGACCTGCAGACAAGAAAAAAAGAACAGCAGGTGTCAGCCAACGAAGAAGAGACGACAACCGCCGAACAGCGATGA
- a CDS encoding SDR family NAD(P)-dependent oxidoreductase, which translates to MEFKNVAAIVTGGASGLGEGAARALAAAGCKVAILDVQKEQGEKVAAEIGGIFLHCDVTSADSAEAAITAAREAHGPCGVAVSCAGIAPASKILGREGVMPLENFSKVIQVNLIGTFNILRLAAADMAQREPNAEGERGVIINTASVAAYEGQIGQAAYSASKGGVVSLTLQSARELAREGIRVNTIAPGLFMTPMMAGMPEEVQESLAATLPFPKRLGKPEEFGMMVDQMVRNPILNGEVVRLDCALRMAPK; encoded by the coding sequence ATGGAATTCAAAAATGTGGCGGCCATTGTAACAGGCGGAGCATCAGGACTTGGCGAAGGCGCGGCCCGTGCGCTGGCGGCGGCTGGCTGCAAGGTGGCGATCCTGGATGTGCAGAAAGAGCAGGGTGAGAAGGTGGCTGCAGAGATCGGCGGCATTTTCCTGCACTGCGATGTGACTTCTGCGGACAGTGCCGAAGCGGCGATCACTGCGGCGCGGGAAGCCCATGGCCCCTGCGGCGTGGCGGTAAGCTGCGCGGGCATTGCCCCGGCCTCGAAAATTCTGGGTCGCGAAGGTGTGATGCCGCTGGAGAACTTCAGCAAGGTTATTCAGGTCAACCTGATTGGGACCTTCAACATCCTGAGGCTGGCGGCGGCCGATATGGCCCAGCGTGAACCCAACGCAGAAGGTGAGCGTGGTGTCATCATCAACACCGCGTCGGTGGCGGCCTACGAAGGCCAGATCGGCCAGGCGGCCTACAGTGCGTCCAAGGGCGGGGTGGTCTCACTGACCCTGCAGTCCGCCCGTGAGCTGGCTCGTGAGGGCATCCGTGTAAATACGATTGCGCCGGGCCTGTTCATGACCCCCATGATGGCGGGTATGCCCGAAGAGGTTCAGGAAAGCCTGGCGGCCACGCTGCCTTTCCCGAAGCGTCTCGGCAAGCCGGAGGAGTTCGGCATGATGGTGGACCAGATGGTCCGCAATCCGATTCTCAACGGTGAAGTGGTTCGTCTGGACTGTGCCCTGCGCATGGCGCCGAAGTGA